A part of Bacteroidales bacterium genomic DNA contains:
- a CDS encoding Nramp family divalent metal transporter, translated as MSLRTRIQSFFDTKGHKPRLGGLDLLKYIGPGLLVTVGFIDPGNWASNLAAGAGYGYSLLWMVTLSTIMLILLQHNAAHLGIATGLCLSEATTRYVRKPYSMGILLTAMLASISTSLAEILGSAIALNMLFHIPLFIGVILTVAFVLIMLLTNSYKAIEKWIIGFVSIIGLSFIYELWLADISWNEAITGWVVPSFPAGSMIIIMSVLGAVVMPHNLFLHSEIIQSRQWNLEDDKTIRRQLDFEFTDTLFSMLVGWAINSAMILLAAATFYAHGKQVTELPQAKELLVPLLGSSASFVFAIALLFAGLSSTITSAMAAGSIFAGIYEEPFDIKDNHSRTGVIISLFLAAVIILLIRNPLKGLIISQMILSMQLPVTIFLQIYLTSSEKVMGKYKNTLLNKILLYSVAGIVTLLNVFLIISFFT; from the coding sequence ATGTCACTCAGAACGCGCATACAAAGTTTTTTTGATACAAAAGGGCATAAGCCCCGGCTTGGGGGGTTGGATCTTCTGAAATACATAGGTCCCGGACTGCTGGTGACCGTTGGATTTATCGATCCCGGCAACTGGGCATCAAATCTGGCTGCCGGTGCCGGTTATGGTTACAGCCTGCTCTGGATGGTTACTTTATCAACCATCATGCTCATTCTTCTTCAGCACAATGCCGCACACCTGGGCATTGCTACCGGCCTGTGTCTTTCGGAAGCCACAACGCGATATGTGCGTAAACCTTATTCGATGGGTATTCTGCTCACTGCCATGCTTGCTTCCATATCCACATCCCTGGCTGAAATTCTCGGGAGTGCCATTGCATTGAATATGTTGTTTCATATTCCTCTTTTTATCGGAGTAATCCTCACTGTGGCGTTTGTTCTGATTATGCTCCTTACCAATTCGTATAAGGCAATTGAAAAATGGATCATCGGATTTGTATCCATTATAGGGTTGTCCTTTATTTATGAACTTTGGCTGGCTGATATTTCATGGAATGAAGCCATTACAGGCTGGGTTGTGCCATCATTCCCGGCCGGTTCCATGATCATCATTATGAGTGTGCTGGGAGCTGTGGTTATGCCTCACAATTTGTTTCTGCACTCTGAAATCATTCAGAGCAGGCAATGGAATCTGGAGGATGATAAAACCATCAGAAGGCAGCTGGATTTTGAATTTACCGATACTTTGTTTTCCATGCTGGTTGGCTGGGCTATCAACAGTGCCATGATTCTTCTGGCGGCTGCCACGTTTTATGCTCACGGAAAACAGGTGACCGAATTGCCACAGGCAAAGGAACTCCTTGTGCCTCTCCTCGGAAGCAGTGCATCCTTTGTTTTTGCCATAGCCCTGCTTTTCGCCGGACTATCTTCCACCATTACTTCGGCCATGGCAGCCGGATCAATTTTCGCCGGTATTTATGAGGAGCCTTTTGATATAAAAGACAATCACTCCCGCACCGGCGTGATCATTTCTCTTTTCCTGGCGGCTGTTATCATATTGTTGATCAGGAATCCGCTGAAAGGATTGATAATCAGTCAGATGATATTGAGTATGCAGTTGCCGGTCACCATTTTCCTTCAGATTTATCTTACTTCATCAGAAAAGGTTATGGGGAAGTATAAGAATACGTTGCTGAACAAGATATTGCTCTATTCTGTTGCCGGAATAGTGACCCTGCTGAACGTGTTTCTTATTATTTCCTTTTTCACATGA
- a CDS encoding beta-galactosidase, translating into MNYFHRKPLSFFLIVSSIVTGFVFGSCRQDTTDSISLKGTWRFQIDRDDTGEAQHWYSILLSDSVTLPGSMATNRKGDSITISTPWTGQIVDSSWFTSQEYAPYRQPGNIKVPFWLQPVTYYKGPAWYQKEIEIPAAWKEKTIELYLERCHWYSKVWIDSTEVGTANSLSTPHTFLLPASIKPGKHLLSIRIDNRINEIDVGQNSHSISDHTQTNWNGITGKLELIARPKISLGDVKIYPDIASKQIRVIVAIRNHTGENASCNLSLQAIPEKNNNAPASKKIRIQKKCDSTCTIAEVTLPMGSDPALWDEFHPNLYSLQVVLTSDKGKDTKRELFGMREWATQGTQFMLNGRPVFLRGTLECAIFPETGFPPTDTGAWMRIFRIARAHGLNHMRFHSWCPPEAAFIAADRSGFYLHVECASWASSSIGDGKPIDTYLYEESNRIVDAYGNHPSFSFLLYGNEPAGEHQDQWLTGFVTYWKKKDPRRLYSSGAGWPLLEVTDFNSTPEPRIQGWDQGLASIINALPPQTAYDWENIIARYNKPTVSHEIGQWCVYPDFKEIDQYKGVLKARNFEIFRDRLNAHGMGHLADSFLLASGKLQVLCYKADIEAALRTKGFGGFQLLDLHDFPGQGTALVGVLNAFWNEKGYVKPEEYRRFCNSTVPLLRLSKMIFTNDETLHAEAEIAHFGDKELKGVIPEWTLSSMEGEIIARGKFPAMNIPLGNGIRLGTIDQPLSMISKPSQLVLTLKTDAYENAWNIWVYPAHLPALNDSVLIAQRLDKKTIDYLTRGGRVLLTVRKGSIAPHAGGNIAVGFSSIFWNTAWTGKQPPHTLGILCNPKHPALENFPTEYHSNWQWWDAMSHAHAIDVSGIEKNVDPVVRIIDDWFTARPLMLIFEARVGKGKIIVTGADLLTDAENRPEARQLLYSLRKYAAGNQFNPRSTIPVEKLKPLFRD; encoded by the coding sequence ATGAATTACTTTCATCGCAAACCATTATCATTCTTTCTCATTGTTTCTTCCATAGTAACAGGCTTTGTTTTCGGATCCTGCCGTCAGGATACAACCGACAGTATCAGTCTGAAGGGTACATGGAGATTTCAGATTGACCGGGATGATACCGGAGAAGCACAGCACTGGTATTCCATACTGCTGTCCGATTCGGTTACGCTACCCGGTTCAATGGCCACCAACAGAAAAGGGGATTCCATTACCATCAGCACCCCATGGACAGGGCAAATTGTTGACAGTTCATGGTTTACATCACAGGAATATGCACCTTACCGGCAACCCGGCAATATAAAGGTTCCTTTCTGGCTCCAGCCCGTTACGTATTACAAGGGTCCTGCCTGGTATCAGAAAGAGATTGAGATTCCCGCCGCGTGGAAGGAAAAAACCATTGAACTGTACCTGGAACGGTGCCACTGGTATAGCAAAGTATGGATTGACAGTACGGAAGTGGGAACAGCGAATTCCCTCTCCACACCTCATACTTTCCTGCTTCCTGCTTCCATAAAACCGGGAAAGCATTTGCTTTCTATCAGGATTGACAACAGGATCAATGAAATAGACGTTGGGCAAAATTCGCACAGCATTTCGGATCATACTCAAACCAACTGGAACGGCATTACTGGAAAACTGGAACTTATTGCCAGGCCAAAAATCAGCCTGGGTGATGTAAAAATCTATCCCGACATTGCCTCAAAACAGATAAGGGTAATAGTCGCGATTCGTAACCACACAGGAGAAAATGCTTCTTGCAATCTCAGTCTTCAGGCCATTCCGGAAAAAAACAACAATGCACCGGCCTCAAAAAAGATCAGGATTCAGAAAAAATGCGATTCAACCTGTACAATTGCTGAAGTAACCTTACCGATGGGATCTGATCCGGCGTTGTGGGACGAATTTCATCCAAATCTCTATTCACTGCAGGTTGTACTTACATCAGACAAAGGAAAGGATACAAAAAGAGAGTTGTTCGGCATGCGGGAATGGGCAACGCAGGGTACGCAGTTCATGCTCAACGGCAGGCCTGTCTTTTTAAGGGGGACACTTGAATGCGCCATTTTCCCTGAAACAGGATTCCCCCCAACAGATACAGGTGCCTGGATGCGTATATTCAGGATTGCCAGGGCACACGGACTGAATCATATGCGGTTCCATTCATGGTGTCCGCCTGAAGCCGCCTTTATTGCAGCCGACCGTTCCGGATTTTATCTGCACGTGGAATGCGCCTCCTGGGCAAGTTCATCCATCGGAGATGGAAAACCAATTGACACTTACCTGTACGAAGAAAGCAACCGGATTGTGGACGCATACGGAAACCATCCCTCGTTCAGTTTTCTTCTGTACGGAAATGAACCTGCAGGAGAACATCAGGATCAGTGGCTTACCGGATTTGTCACCTACTGGAAGAAAAAAGACCCGAGGCGCTTATATTCAAGTGGTGCAGGCTGGCCTTTGCTCGAAGTTACTGATTTCAACAGCACCCCTGAACCACGAATTCAGGGCTGGGATCAGGGTCTTGCCAGCATCATCAATGCCCTTCCTCCCCAAACAGCTTATGACTGGGAAAATATCATTGCCCGGTATAATAAACCCACCGTCAGCCATGAAATCGGGCAATGGTGCGTGTATCCCGACTTCAAGGAAATTGACCAGTACAAAGGGGTTCTGAAAGCCCGCAATTTTGAAATTTTCCGCGACAGGCTCAATGCACACGGAATGGGTCATCTTGCCGACAGCTTCCTTCTTGCTTCAGGGAAACTGCAGGTTTTATGCTATAAGGCCGACATTGAAGCTGCACTGCGTACCAAAGGGTTCGGTGGTTTCCAGTTGCTCGACCTGCACGATTTTCCCGGCCAGGGAACAGCCCTTGTCGGAGTCCTTAATGCTTTCTGGAACGAAAAAGGTTACGTTAAACCTGAAGAATACCGTCGCTTTTGCAATAGCACTGTTCCACTTTTACGTCTTTCAAAGATGATTTTTACTAACGATGAAACCCTGCACGCTGAAGCCGAAATAGCGCATTTCGGCGACAAAGAACTGAAAGGAGTTATCCCGGAATGGACTCTCTCTTCCATGGAAGGAGAAATTATTGCCAGAGGTAAATTCCCGGCCATGAATATTCCTTTGGGAAACGGTATCAGGCTGGGCACAATTGATCAACCACTTTCCATGATCAGCAAACCTTCCCAGCTGGTATTGACACTAAAAACTGATGCGTATGAGAATGCATGGAACATTTGGGTATATCCTGCTCACCTGCCGGCTCTGAATGATTCCGTTCTGATTGCTCAAAGACTGGACAAAAAGACCATTGATTACCTTACCCGGGGAGGACGTGTTTTGTTAACCGTCAGGAAAGGCAGCATTGCCCCTCATGCAGGGGGTAACATAGCTGTAGGTTTCTCAAGTATTTTCTGGAACACTGCCTGGACAGGCAAACAGCCTCCCCACACTTTAGGGATTCTTTGCAACCCGAAACATCCTGCCCTGGAAAATTTTCCTACCGAATACCATAGCAACTGGCAATGGTGGGATGCCATGTCGCATGCACATGCCATTGATGTTTCCGGCATTGAAAAAAACGTTGACCCGGTGGTACGCATTATTGACGACTGGTTTACAGCCAGGCCCCTCATGCTTATATTCGAAGCAAGGGTCGGGAAAGGTAAAATCATCGTTACGGGTGCTGATCTGCTTACCGATGCAGAAAACAGGCCGGAAGCCCGGCAATTGCTATATAGTCTAAGGAAGTATGCGGCGGGTAATCAGTTTAATCCACGCAGCACAATTCCCGTTGAAAAGCTGAAACCATTATTCAGAGACTAG
- a CDS encoding GNAT family N-acetyltransferase, protein MNITLRSETGWQDVENVRNIIESTGFFYPHEVKIAVELIEERLSKGAESGYEFIFAEADGKTAGYSCFGLNPSTKKSFDLYWIATYKDLRGKGIGKLLLEETCRKVKEMGGTALYAETSGRPLYEPTRKFYENNGFSCEAVLKDFYDDGDDKLVYVRRI, encoded by the coding sequence ATGAACATAACGTTACGATCAGAAACAGGGTGGCAGGACGTTGAAAATGTCCGCAACATAATAGAATCAACAGGCTTCTTTTATCCCCATGAGGTGAAAATTGCCGTTGAGCTGATTGAAGAACGTCTCAGCAAAGGGGCTGAAAGCGGTTATGAATTTATTTTTGCCGAAGCAGACGGTAAAACAGCCGGATATTCCTGTTTTGGGTTAAATCCCAGCACAAAAAAAAGTTTTGACCTTTACTGGATTGCAACATATAAAGACCTCAGGGGAAAAGGCATTGGCAAATTGCTTCTCGAAGAAACCTGCAGGAAGGTGAAGGAAATGGGCGGAACAGCCCTGTATGCTGAAACCTCAGGAAGACCTTTGTATGAACCAACCCGTAAATTTTACGAAAATAACGGTTTTTCCTGCGAAGCCGTGCTCAAAGACTTCTATGACGATGGCGATGATAAGCTGGTTTATGTTCGCAGAATTTAA
- a CDS encoding sugar porter family MFS transporter, protein MGKYNMRYIIPVALVAAMGGLLFGYDWVVIGGAKPFYERFFGITGNPGLQGLAMSSALIGCIFGAAVSGWVTDQYGRKISLLLCALLFTVSGVGTGMADHFGPFILWRILGGFGIGIASAASPVYIAEITPPVYRGSFVSLNQLAIVIGILAAQIINYLIAEPVPEGASDIIIRSSWNGQTGWRWMFWAESFPAFLFFILAFFVPESPRWLIKEGKTEKALSILMRTGSNDYASAAFREISETLSQEKQRFSFFSLLNRKTRNVVLLGIALAVFQQWCGINVVFNYAEEVFSSAGYGITSMLFNIVITGIINLIFTFVAIRTVDSAGRKKLMLIGSAGLAVTYIMLGAGYFFGLKGLPILITVVVAIAIYAMSLAPVTWVVLSEIFPNKIRGSAMAVATTALWIASAVLVITFPYLHRLLKASGTFWIYSAICIAGFLLIFFRLPETKGKSLEEIERLMRA, encoded by the coding sequence ATGGGAAAATACAATATGCGATACATAATACCCGTAGCCCTGGTAGCGGCTATGGGCGGACTGCTTTTTGGTTACGACTGGGTCGTTATTGGAGGAGCCAAACCTTTTTATGAGCGTTTTTTCGGCATAACGGGCAATCCCGGATTGCAGGGTCTTGCCATGAGTTCTGCCCTGATCGGTTGCATTTTTGGCGCCGCAGTTTCCGGATGGGTAACCGATCAATACGGACGAAAGATTTCCCTTCTTCTTTGCGCATTGCTCTTTACCGTTTCCGGAGTAGGAACGGGCATGGCCGATCATTTTGGACCTTTTATTCTCTGGCGTATCCTTGGCGGGTTCGGTATTGGAATAGCTTCCGCTGCTTCACCGGTTTATATTGCCGAAATTACCCCTCCTGTTTACAGAGGAAGCTTTGTTTCCCTGAACCAGCTTGCAATAGTGATAGGAATTCTGGCGGCCCAGATTATCAACTACCTCATTGCAGAACCCGTGCCGGAAGGAGCCTCTGATATCATTATCCGAAGCTCATGGAACGGACAGACAGGCTGGAGATGGATGTTCTGGGCCGAATCGTTTCCTGCGTTTCTCTTCTTTATTCTTGCTTTCTTCGTTCCCGAAAGCCCAAGGTGGCTCATCAAAGAAGGAAAAACAGAAAAAGCCCTATCCATTCTTATGCGGACCGGAAGCAATGATTATGCCTCCGCTGCTTTCCGGGAAATTTCGGAAACCCTCTCACAGGAAAAGCAACGCTTCAGTTTTTTCAGCCTGCTTAACAGGAAAACGAGAAACGTGGTTCTGCTGGGAATTGCCCTTGCCGTCTTTCAGCAATGGTGTGGCATCAATGTAGTATTCAATTATGCCGAAGAAGTTTTTTCCTCCGCCGGGTACGGCATTACTTCCATGCTTTTCAATATTGTAATAACCGGCATTATCAATCTGATTTTTACTTTTGTAGCTATCCGCACGGTTGATTCGGCAGGAAGAAAAAAACTGATGCTGATTGGCTCGGCAGGTCTTGCCGTTACTTATATAATGCTGGGGGCCGGTTATTTTTTCGGGTTAAAAGGACTTCCTATTCTGATTACGGTAGTGGTTGCCATTGCCATATATGCCATGTCGTTGGCTCCCGTTACATGGGTAGTTCTTTCGGAAATCTTTCCTAATAAAATAAGGGGTTCTGCCATGGCAGTAGCAACCACTGCCCTCTGGATTGCCAGTGCTGTGCTGGTCATCACCTTTCCCTATCTTCATCGCTTATTGAAGGCTTCCGGAACTTTCTGGATCTATTCTGCCATTTGTATTGCCGGTTTCCTTTTGATTTTCTTCAGGCTTCCTGAAACCAAAGGGAAATCACTCGAAGAAATAGAAAGACTTATGCGCGCCTGA